CTCAattcctttgtgtgtgtttatatgcacTGGATTGAATttgaatattgttttttttttttttttttaatcagtagtAAATTAAAGGTCAACTCTATCTTCAGGATGATCAACAGTAGTTTAACTGGGCAGTGACCAACATCCATTCTGTTGAAGCAATGCGTAATCTACGACTCCATCTATCGGTGACCAAGCGACGCAAATCAGCAACACATCAGGGGCAGCCAATCATAGTTCACATTAAATCATCCATCATTACCCTACAACCAAAactaccatttttttttgtttgttttaaatgagtataataaaattaatattttccaGCTTTGCTCAGTTCATTCATAGATAAGCTCTGTTTGCTTATATACAATAAAGTGATGCCGTACAAGGCACGCATTTAAAATCGTTCGGAAATATAGGAACATAAATTAACGGATTATCACATGACGAGCTCCGAGTCAAGTGAGCGTTCTCTCATGCTGTCTGTTTTATACATGTGCTTGAGATatgtgcgcttttttttttttttttgtaaaactgcAAGTGTGTGTTCTGCTCCAAGAGACTGTGACAGCCTCATGGCATCCaggatgtgtttaaaaaaaaaaaattgggtttATTTGTGCTTAGATCCACCCTCGTGTATACACTGCTGATCCTCACTCGTTCCGTCAGTCATTGCCAGGAGCTTTCCAGGCAACTGCAGCTGCTAACCTCATCACAGCTTGGCGTAATTTTTCTTGATAGCAAGCATGTGTTTGAGTCAGATGCTGTCGACGAAGCTGCCGGGAAAGAGGCCCGTTCGGCCGTTCCTCTGGAGCGTGCCTTTGAACCAGCCGTCCTCGCGCTTCTTGTGCACAAACACGATGTCGCCTTCCTTCAGCTCCAGCTCAGCCTCGCTCTGTGGAGGGTAAGACACCACCACGCGGTACCTGCACAGGAACAGCATGCGGGTTAATCACCGCGTGGAACAGGGTTAAGGCATTTGGGTGACCGTAAGCAGTGCACACTCAGAGACTCTGTGAATGGAGGAACAGGAGTGTGGTGCCTAATAAACTGACTTTCAGTGTAAGTGACTGCATAAGTCATATgtttcccttaaaaaaaaatccacttataaaaataaaaaaagccacaaaaaGTGAGCGGCAGGGTGCGACCAGAAGTCACCTGCAATGTTCTAAAAATCATGTGGTTCTGCACGCATATggcaaaatataatataatcgtATATGAAACGataatataatcatataatcGAGATCAAACAATATAAAGCCTTTTGAGTTTTATCATTCATTATGTTTATCATAAGTGTACTTCAAGGCGCCATCTACAGGTACGAGAATGTAACTACAAGGTagaatcatccatccattttccataccactttaaaccggagtacccggaggaaacccctaaatcacggggagaacatgcaaacgtgctaaccactaagacaccgtGCCCCCTTTAAGGTATTGTACTACAAGTCATTAGAGTTTCTGTCTTGAAAAGCTGTTTCTGTTGCATCTAAACACACGAGTGGAGTTCATCAGCGTGAAAGAAACATGCAGGTCCGTATGCAACAATTACATCGTACCCTGACCTCCAAGTGTATGCGTTCCAGAGTAGTACAGATaagtatttaattaaattaatgaaattaataatTAAGCATTAAATTTACTTCAATGAAAAATAAGTAGTTTGGGAAGGAAATGGAAGGAAAATTGTAGTAAAATGTAATGGAGATCAAGTCGTTCCTTTGATTTTTCCGACATGGCAAAGTCTTAAATATGGAGAGGTCTGAGCTTCGCACCGTCAGTAACATGGTGAGAGAACGACTGTGTAACTGTTACAATGTTAAAGAATAACAGGAACTGACGGTTCAAAATCGAACATGACTATAAACGGATAAGGGTTATGACGCATCGTTCTTTAACAAAGCAAACattgctgaggtataagaggaataaaacatgttatgATAGGAAAATCAACTTCTGGGTAGCTATCAAACTACTCCGCCATTGATTGTTGTCTTAAAACAGCATGTTGAATTTGATCAAACTCAAACAGAACCGCTAAAGTAAAGGCCTTTTTAACCGAACGTACTGTTGTTCAGTTGTTTTTAACCGTATAAACTTGCACTGGATCAGCATTGTGACCTCCTGTGTGCAGAATAAACattgagagggaaaaaaagaagaagaagaaaaagaaaaaaggtgacAGACCTAAAAATGCGACTACAGATTCAATACTCTCTTCTATTTCCTGCCCTGCATTTCAAATGTTCTTTAAACAAACGAAATGTGATTACAATTTCACTGCCAGATCTCCCCATTTGCCTGAGCTGCAACGCTCAGTAATCTATTATAATcacttttttttggctttcatctaaaaaaaaaaaaaaaaaaaaaaaaattcacgatGTTTCTGTACCTCTCGCACACTATTGGCCGTCCATCATGCTGCATGGACAGGAGAGAGGAGCACGGTTGCCGTGGTGGCGGTGCAATGGGGGCGGAGTTTTCCTGACAGCCACTCCTGCGTGCAGCATCAacatttgatgatgatgatgatgatgatgatgaaggtgcaGGTGTCTCAGCTTCCAAAGGACAAGCCCCGGTCCGACAGTGGTTTCCACTGGCCACCGCTGTTGGGTTGGGCACGGGCATTTCAGGTGCCATGGCTCCTTGCGGCATGTCTGCCGTGGCAACGGCTTGCTCCGCCTCCAGAGTCGGGGAAGATGGGGGAGAAAGGCGgagtttctttttatttgacaACAGCTTCAACAggcctttcttctctctctaaAGTAACAAGAGAGTACAGGaatttaacataaacacacagaacaagGCTGATAGGAAGCTGAAATGCTCTCATACAGGTTTTTAGGGGGGGGAATCACCACATTCTCTCGCATGCTTTTATCATTGTTTCAGGATCCACATATTTCTCTTTGTGTCTTTTAAACCAAGGTCACCTTTACTCATCAGCGAATTTAAATTAGCATCGGAAGCCAAGAATGGGGCAgttctctgattggctgttcaGCCAAGTGAGCTACTTGAGTTAAACCGGGACATCACATTGCTATAGGTCAATGTCTGAAGTTATTTTTAGCTGCATTGTTCGTTACGCTGGAATTTCTGATTCAAACATGTCAAAAATcctattatactgtacatgctcACTAACAAGACTGATTTCTCTACTGGCGTGTTatcctccattttcttttctcactGAGTTGCAATCCAACTGGTCAGTAGATGAAAAAGCTGAAAAAAgctggagctttttttttttttaaaattttgaacttttttttttatttatttaaaaaaaaacttttggagGCAAAACTGACGACCATTAtgacgatttaaaaaaaaaaaaaaaaaaaaaaaaccaaccattTACCACAGGAGTTAACACGTGCACTGGAGTTTGAGGGAAAAAACAGCAAGTGGGATCCTAAGAAAGTATCTTGATCTGCTGCAGATACATTTGTGCAGCTAAAAGGCACAAAAATGTACAGTCCCCTGTCGCAGACTCACAATGTTTCAGGCATAAACtgatgttttccttggccgacctgctCCATCTCCGATTGCTAGTACACCAgtagtttatttctttttcaagacagtccaaattgttgtattggctatgcccaatgcttgtgcaatggctcggACTGatattccctcttttctcaggcTTGCCTTTCTCCCACACACAGCTATTTGGTCTTCCTGTTGGTTTATctgttttaacaacaaacacaatctTCATGCAAAACTTAGGGCTCAAACCAacagtagacattcagagctattaactgtttaaGCAATCAACCTAACAAGGCACACCTGTCAGtcgcatgttccaatatttttgatcacttgaaaaatgggtgggttcaaatgaaaggtgccatgttccaagttgtttaacatatcaGATCATAGATTTGAATATCTGGAAATGAaacctgaaattctgatccatcatctcatgGGTCTCAtagtattcatcttttgatctcaaacccaaatatcttcagtgtatagcaaaaaaccAAATgtattggccttgccgttccaatactttccgAGAGGACTGCAAGCCTGGCTAATTACCTGGACACGTCCCAAAACTACTCACCAGCACGCTACACAGTAattactactgatactgttCCTATACGTAATGTGATGCGTATGCAACGTGGAATGTTTTCTGCGATACCATATCTTTCAACATTCCCCTTTTCATTACTGATACATAAAACAGCTACTATTTAATTTCTCACACAGTGAGACTGGAATCCTTGAGGTGTCCTCGAGTGCAGCTTTTCATAGAACAGCCGCCACTCAGACAGTCTCAGTTCTTCAAAACCACCTTGAAGTGTCACGGCTTTAAGGGTATCAACTTGCGTTTCTTGTGAGGTAGAGGCTGATGAAAAATGTGAGCTGTGCCAACATCCCTGAtcccagcaaaaataaaaagggcAACATCTATCTGAATTAGACTGATGATATGAGAGGTACCAGTCCGGGAAATCACGTACGTGGAGGAGGCTCCTGGCTGAAGGAGACAAAACCTTCGAGCAGTGAGTGTgaagtatttaatatttataccaCGGCAAGGTTGAATTCTGAAcagattggccagaaggtgttgattcactTTCTATAACTGAAGCTCTGACTGTTCCGGCTACAGgtcaaatcccaggtttatataaatgcgctcgttctaatacatgatcatttctatagtaagagTAGTAACCTAGACAGGAACTTGTATGCACACGAACATCTCCTtttcagaaagcttcaccatgtcTGTTCATTCAGCATTTAAGAAAGGAGTCATTAGGCTGCCATTAGCTGGTGTTCTTCCACTGCACTGCACAACATCTCTCTCCGATTCAAGCTATTAAAGACTACTTAATTAGCTAATTAGAGGAAGTAAGCGAGCACATGCATACAAAATTCCCCCAAGTGTGATTATACGATTCTCAACTTTTCCTCAGCTATCATTCTCATCAGCAAATTGAACCTCTCGGATGGAACTGCAGTGCCTCACCTTGCAGTCCTTGTCTAGTTTACAAGCAGGAGCCTGATTCGCTGCGGTTGCACCGAGAGGCTTGGCGTTACCAGGAGCGACCGGGAGCGACACCATGGCGACGGGTCTCATGCCATCGACCTCCAAAGAAGcagcactgatgttgggtgggGTAAGTGAGGCGGCGGCGCAGCCCATAGACACTCCCATTCTGCTTGACGTAGGGTTCGAGGAGGAGACGCTGCCAGGTGATGGCTGCGGACAGACAGCCAGGTGAGGCAGGAAAGCCATGGCATTCTGGGATTGGATGGGCGTTACGGCTGCAGTGGGGCGGTCCTGATTGTGGCACACCGCTAAACATCGTGCCAAAAGAAAAGGACGGACTGCGTTAGTCGGTGAACAAAAATGTCATCTCTTTACAGTATTTCCTGCAACACGAGAAAAACTAGTGGAACTTCAGACTTCCATATGGAAATTAGATTGGATTAAATTGGAGGTGTGTATTAAGAAACTGCCTTTAAATAACGCATTAGCGTGAGAGAGATATAGTGATATCTTACCGGTCCTCACAGCGTTACGTGCCTGGTTCACCATCATCTGTGACGTCACATGCATGAGCACTTTGGGATGTTGACCAGGAGGCATGTGAGCTGCTGTCACTACAGCTGCCGGAATGGGGCTTGAAGGGGCTGGACCTGTGCAAATAGGAAGGGGCTTGTTGGGGTCAACGCCACCCAGGGCAGCTCCGATCGGAGAGGACGAGGAGCTAACTATGGTGACGCCGCGTCCAGCCTGCGAGCACATTCCTAACGGCACTTTGGGCTGACTGTTACTCGCCACCgttctgaaaaacaacaacaacaaaaatatatatattttgaataaCATCTAAACATATGAATACGGTTTATTAATGAAGGAAATTCCGACTAACATTGAAAACATGTTTTGTAAAAGATGGTAAGtagaaagcaaataaaaatgcaattaatACATGAAAACTGCTGGACTAGTCGGCTTTCAATATCAACCAATgaccagtgtgtgtatgtatgcatgtatgtatgtatacgtatttATATATGGTACCTGCTGACAGGACTCATGTAGTTGCCGGGAAAAACTCCGATCTTGCCAGTGTGCATGGACGTTCCTTTAAACCAGCCGTCCTGACAGCGCTCCAGCACCAGGAACATCTCGCCCTTTCTCAGCTCCAGCTCATCCTCCTTACGCGGTGTATATGGGAACATCGCAACGTACCTGAGAGtcaacacacacaaatcatttaATTACCACTCGCACTGCAAGTATATAATCTAATGCATGAGCTCAAGCTAAAACACCGCCACAATTCACTCAAAGACATAGTTCACAGTGTGAGGTCACAAAAAAGTGCACAAttatttaatcaattaattattctttttttgtaaatacacTCAGCGACATACAGATTAGTCACGCATGATTCATGGAAGTGAGAGTGATGCTGATGCAAGAGGTGAAAAGTCAGGAGACAAACTCAGAGTCAGACCCTGGAATGATACCCAAGAGACTGTGATTGCAACGCtaccccccccaccaccccatGCAGTGCTGACCTCTGAACTCTCACCTGCGCTCGGGCACGCTCAGCTGCCATTCAAGTAAGAGCAGCGAGGTCAACCGGAGGCAAAAATCTCACGTGCgtagaaaatgaaaaacacgcACGGCCGTATATTTTCTGCAAGCGTGCGTGTTGTTTTAACACTTACACAGTCGGTCTCTGGCGTCCGCTCTGGTCGCTTGCAGTCGGGGACGGCCTCTGCCCTGCGGCCAACGATGACGCAGCGCCCATAGAAGAAGATTGTgggggaggaggtggaggaggaggcaACGTGTCCtgaaataaacaagcaaacaacacCGATAAATTCTCACGCATCATCATGTTACGCTCTTAAGTATCAAtttcttggggaaaaaaaaaaatgcacatagtAACACAACAGAGCGTGAAAACATCATAAAGATACACTATGATTCCGACACCACGCTTTATTCATAGCACGGCAGAACGCGATCACAACGCTGTGTGGAAATGTCAAGAGGAGGAACTACCCCATGTAACACATGATGAAACATCTCGAACCTAAAACCTGTAATTTGGGCTTTCTTTGCTGAAGGCTCCATTGTGAGCAAGGTTTACAAAACGGATTACATGCTGGAAACGAACCGAATTTTAACCCAATCTTGCGCTGAAAGAGAATTACTCACAGTCTACGGATTTTTCCGTACGCGTCCATTTCCAAAGCCAAACACGAAGCACATCTACTCTCGGATTCGTTATCTTTAGCGGTAACCGCTTGTTTCTCGGTGTGTTGGCTAGAAAACTCCGAAGCTATTAAAGCGAGGGGTCTAAAACAAATTACTCTAAGCCATGTCGTGTAGTTTCCCCAACAACTCAACGCACTGAAAATGAAGAGATATGGACAGCAGAGGACACACAgaagacacactcacacaggcaTTCGCAGGCACATCAATCACTCACAGACATGAGTGTGTGGTCTAAGGCCAAGAGAGCACCGGGGTGTCTTAGTATCAGATGGCACACTGTTCTTGTCCTCCTTTCCAATTTCagctggtgtatgtgtgtgtgtgtgtgtgtgtgtgtgtgtgtgtgtgagagagacagttcAGTTGGGTTTACAGCTGATGCTTGAACCGAGACTATTAGTTCAAGCATCTGTACTCACACGCGCACtcgctcacactctcacaccccccAATATTCATTAAGCATGGaagattaaaaccaaaacaatgcaTTATCCAGGTTTTGGTAAGTCCAACGCTCGATCAGTGATCTTGCTCGGAGCAGCACAGACAGGCAGTGTTTCTGATGCACGTGTTTGAAATATAAATTACacaccagctttttttttttttttttaactacaaatTTGTATTTTGTACAGTTTACATGCttcaaaataaagtaaataggCATCGTGTGGCTTCATCTTGTAAAGTTAGTCATGTGACTGGTGCTGTAGAGAATTATGAGGACCTGCACCAAAGACTTCTCAAACACCGGTTATCTTCGCAACACCTGACTGACAGCAATGTACTGAATCTCTGAACCTCTTTCAGATCCACAGCAGGGGAAAGTGAATACAAAGAGTGCTGGAACTGACCACTGGGATGGAGGCATAGCTGGTCTCCGGAGGAAAAGTGAAGACCGTCGCCGTTGTTACAGGACTGCTCGGAGGTGGAGTGACGATGAGGCCGGTTGTGCAAATGTGAACCTATGTGAAAAAGGGACGCAAAGACAGGCGTGTTAACTGGCCAGCATCAACCTGCAGAAATATGGAGACTAAAGACACAAACATTCtcttaaagagaaagaaaaaaaaaaaggcaggggAATGTCTCAGATCCTCATAAATCAGACAGGACAAGCCTGAGCGTGAtggctgttaaaaaaaaaaaaaaaaaagcagctcaaTCCTGAAGAGACGCATCTGTCTTCAcgtttttccttttcctctgcCTATAAGCCTGGCTAGGCAAACACGACTTGCTCTCATGAAGAACACGCCACCTCAACTTAACCCAGCCTACAGAGCTGACCTGAAACTGTCAGAACCAATGAGAACATATCTTTGGCAGTAGGAGAAGCGTATGACACGGCAGCCCCTCTGGAGTTGTTCGAGAGATCTAGCGGAGCTAATTACTGTCTAGAGGAGGCTATGCAAAAGGTGAGCCCCGTGTGAAGCAACTCGAGGTATAAAAGAGCGAGAACAGGACATCAGATTAGACATGAAATCCTGACCTCGGCACACAGATGTTAACAAACGCTTCCAGATGTTCTCAGTACAGACAAATACAGGCGTTGGCAAATCATACATTCATTAGCAAGCCCAGTGGGCA
This genomic interval from Ictalurus furcatus strain D&B chromosome 2, Billie_1.0, whole genome shotgun sequence contains the following:
- the sh3rf1 gene encoding E3 ubiquitin-protein ligase SH3RF1 — translated: MDESALLDLLECPVCLERLDATAKVLPCQHTFCRRCLLGIVGSRGELRCPECRTLVESGVDELPSNILLVRLLDGIKQRPWRAGTGCTNGLAGGGVREHANPGAQPQRAQTKSTAVRGVPQLPCAKALYNYDGKEPGDLKFSKGDIIILRRQVDENWYHGEVGGVHGFFPASFVQVIKPLPQPPPQCKALYDFELKDKEADKDCLPFSKDDILTVIRRVDQNWAEGMLGDKIGIFPISYVEFNSAARQLIELDKVPDDSAEGTSSSSSSSSSSSGPQANGSQKATGEKKNSKKRHSFTSLTMSHKPCLAPPPQRHSMEISGPVLISSSNPTAAARIGELSGGLSSSAPSQVHICTTGLIVTPPPSSPVTTATVFTFPPETSYASIPVDTLPPPPPPPPQSSSMGAASSLAAGQRPSPTASDQSGRQRPTVYVAMFPYTPRKEDELELRKGEMFLVLERCQDGWFKGTSMHTGKIGVFPGNYMSPVSRTVASNSQPKVPLGMCSQAGRGVTIVSSSSSPIGAALGGVDPNKPLPICTGPAPSSPIPAAVVTAAHMPPGQHPKVLMHVTSQMMVNQARNAVRTAVCHNQDRPTAAVTPIQSQNAMAFLPHLAVCPQPSPGSVSSSNPTSSRMGVSMGCAAASLTPPNISAASLEVDGMRPVAMVSLPVAPGNAKPLGATAANQAPACKLDKDCKREKKGLLKLLSNKKKLRLSPPSSPTLEAEQAVATADMPQGAMAPEMPVPNPTAVASGNHCRTGACPLEAETPAPSSSSSSSSSNVDAARRSGCQENSAPIAPPPRQPCSSLLSMQHDGRPIVCERYRVVVSYPPQSEAELELKEGDIVFVHKKREDGWFKGTLQRNGRTGLFPGSFVDSI